One Roseomonas sp. OT10 DNA window includes the following coding sequences:
- the osmF gene encoding glycine betaine ABC transporter substrate-binding protein OsmF, producing MPLALPSPTRRAALLGALAATLPLAARAQGRPVVVASKLDTEGALLGEMIAQVLAAKGVPVERKLQLGPTRIVRGAILAGEIDVYPEYTGNGAFFFQMESDPAWHDPAAGAAKVKALDAERNDLVWLEPSPANNTWAIAVRSDLAASARLASLEDLARHLAANGPFKLAASAEFVESPAALPAFQRVYGFTLPPDRLVVLAGGDTAVTMRAAAERLNGVNAAMVYGTDGAIAALDLKVLADPKGAQIVYRPAPVVRGAVAKAHPRLGEWLNPVFASLSLETLQRLNSRVVVEGRDAREVAREHLKTLGIG from the coding sequence ATGCCCCTCGCCCTCCCCTCGCCCACCCGCCGCGCCGCGCTGCTCGGCGCGCTGGCCGCCACCCTGCCCCTGGCCGCGCGGGCGCAGGGCCGGCCGGTGGTGGTCGCCTCCAAGCTCGACACGGAAGGGGCGCTGCTGGGCGAGATGATCGCCCAGGTGCTGGCGGCGAAGGGCGTGCCGGTGGAGCGCAAGCTCCAGCTCGGCCCGACGCGGATCGTGCGCGGTGCCATCCTGGCCGGGGAGATCGACGTCTATCCGGAATACACGGGCAACGGCGCCTTCTTCTTCCAGATGGAGAGCGACCCCGCTTGGCACGACCCGGCCGCGGGTGCGGCCAAGGTGAAGGCGCTGGACGCGGAGAGGAACGACCTGGTCTGGCTGGAGCCCTCCCCGGCCAACAACACCTGGGCCATCGCCGTGCGCTCGGACCTCGCCGCCAGCGCCCGGCTCGCCAGCCTGGAGGACCTCGCCCGCCACCTCGCCGCGAACGGGCCGTTCAAGCTCGCCGCCTCGGCCGAGTTCGTGGAGAGCCCGGCCGCCCTGCCCGCCTTCCAGCGGGTCTACGGCTTCACCCTGCCCCCCGACCGGCTGGTGGTGCTGGCCGGCGGCGACACGGCGGTGACGATGCGCGCGGCGGCGGAGCGGCTGAACGGGGTGAACGCCGCCATGGTCTACGGCACGGACGGCGCCATCGCCGCGCTGGACCTGAAGGTGCTGGCCGACCCCAAGGGGGCGCAGATCGTCTACCGCCCCGCCCCGGTGGTGCGCGGCGCGGTGGCGAAGGCGCATCCGCGGCTCGGCGAGTGGCTGAACCCCGTCTTCGCCTCGCTGTCGCTGGAGACGCTCCAGAGGCTGAACAGCCGGGTGGTGGTGGAGGGCCGGGATGCGCGCGAGGTGGCGCGCGAGCACCTGAAGACGCTCGGCATCGGCTGA
- a CDS encoding FUSC family protein has translation MSPAVRLERLGFDPARLRFALRTALAACCAVVLAWLLGLEHPQWSGMTVWAASLPVRGHLLEKGLFRALGTVAGSAFGMGLLLAAGNDPWWIVTGLALWLGLCAGAGNLLRGFASYGAILAGYSAAMVALLHSARWASPLAIGIDRMLTVLVGVAVALALGWIFAAATDPADPARRARDLSARLLAAAAAHLAGRGPRPAEEDERLLSGMAAIEDGLDSHAAGSLRSRAMVRSVRRLLSAQVALLLWMRRPPSPGPHEALAAALREAADDPAPAPLQRAAALAGNDPLLREALTALAAAAGEAPGAGPGGVPLHRDWVGAREAMLRAVAVNATVGALWLATGWEAGVFMLLGTAIMTTVFSTADQPTRILPQVLLGQAIGIAAALACRWLAWPLAGGEAGLVALMLPFILAGGVLFGHRRGSGPVGFDANMVLLLLLQPSWPLAGSLEHSLTVGAAVLLGPAIGLLAFHLVFPVDGRRRLRMLSGMMVREVEAMAARRGASLHRPVWRARLYHRVLRLVRWAEKTGTSRAQVAEGGFALLLLGSAVLHLDEVLREPGLEARVARPLALALARLRQVGTQPGRAARALRRAADRLAADPRVDTALLREAAAELSGQAGFIGQAAARHPAAA, from the coding sequence ATGAGCCCCGCCGTGAGGCTGGAGCGGCTGGGCTTCGACCCGGCCCGGCTGCGCTTCGCCCTGCGCACCGCGCTCGCCGCCTGCTGCGCGGTGGTGCTGGCTTGGCTGCTGGGGCTGGAACATCCGCAGTGGTCGGGCATGACGGTCTGGGCCGCTTCCCTGCCCGTCCGCGGCCATCTGCTGGAGAAGGGCCTCTTCCGCGCCCTCGGCACGGTGGCGGGCTCGGCCTTCGGCATGGGGCTGCTGCTGGCGGCGGGGAACGACCCCTGGTGGATCGTGACCGGCCTCGCGCTCTGGCTCGGCCTCTGCGCCGGGGCGGGCAACCTGCTGCGCGGCTTCGCCTCCTACGGCGCGATCCTGGCGGGCTATTCGGCCGCGATGGTGGCGCTGCTGCACAGCGCGCGCTGGGCCAGCCCGCTCGCCATCGGGATCGACCGCATGCTGACCGTGCTGGTCGGCGTGGCGGTGGCGCTGGCGCTCGGCTGGATCTTCGCCGCCGCCACCGATCCCGCGGACCCGGCGCGGCGGGCCCGGGACCTCTCCGCCCGTCTGCTGGCCGCGGCGGCCGCCCATCTGGCCGGCCGCGGGCCGAGGCCGGCGGAGGAGGACGAGCGCCTGCTGTCCGGGATGGCGGCGATCGAGGACGGGTTGGACAGCCATGCGGCCGGCTCCCTGCGCTCCCGCGCCATGGTCCGGTCGGTCCGCCGCCTGCTCTCCGCCCAGGTCGCCCTGCTGCTCTGGATGCGGCGTCCGCCCTCTCCCGGCCCGCACGAGGCGCTGGCAGCGGCGCTGCGCGAGGCGGCGGACGATCCGGCGCCCGCCCCGCTGCAACGGGCGGCCGCGCTCGCCGGGAACGATCCCCTGCTGCGCGAGGCGCTGACCGCACTGGCCGCGGCGGCGGGCGAGGCACCGGGGGCGGGTCCGGGCGGCGTGCCCCTGCATCGGGACTGGGTCGGCGCGCGCGAGGCGATGCTGCGCGCCGTCGCGGTCAACGCCACGGTCGGCGCCCTCTGGCTGGCGACGGGCTGGGAGGCGGGCGTGTTCATGCTGCTCGGCACCGCCATCATGACCACGGTCTTCTCCACCGCGGACCAGCCGACGCGGATCCTGCCGCAGGTCCTGCTGGGCCAGGCGATCGGCATCGCCGCCGCCCTGGCCTGCCGCTGGCTGGCCTGGCCGCTGGCCGGCGGCGAGGCGGGGCTGGTGGCCCTGATGCTCCCCTTCATCCTGGCCGGCGGGGTGCTGTTCGGCCACCGGCGCGGCAGCGGGCCGGTCGGCTTCGATGCCAACATGGTCCTGCTCCTCCTCCTCCAGCCCAGCTGGCCGCTGGCCGGCAGCCTGGAGCATTCGCTGACGGTGGGCGCGGCCGTGCTGCTGGGCCCGGCCATCGGGCTGCTCGCCTTCCACCTGGTCTTCCCCGTGGATGGCCGCCGGCGGCTGCGGATGCTCTCGGGCATGATGGTCCGCGAGGTCGAGGCCATGGCGGCGCGGCGCGGTGCCTCACTGCATCGCCCGGTCTGGCGCGCGCGGCTGTACCATCGCGTGCTGCGGCTGGTGCGCTGGGCGGAGAAGACCGGCACCAGCCGGGCGCAGGTGGCGGAAGGCGGCTTCGCCCTGCTGCTGCTCGGCTCCGCCGTGCTGCACCTGGACGAGGTGCTGCGCGAGCCCGGGCTGGAAGCGCGGGTGGCGCGGCCGCTGGCGCTGGCGCTGGCGCGGCTCCGCCAGGTCGGGACGCAGCCGGGCCGGGCGGCGCGGGCGTTGCGGCGGGCGGCGGACCGCCTGGCCGCCGATCCGCGGGTCGATACCGCGCTGCTGCGGGAGGCGGCGGCGGAGCTGTCCGGCCAGGCGGGGTTCATCGGGCAGGCCGCCGCCCGCCATCCGGCGGCGGCCTGA
- a CDS encoding MarR family winged helix-turn-helix transcriptional regulator, which produces MDSSSSLRARFGMLFVGTARRWRAAVDARLAGLGLSDATWPPLIHIDRSGGGISQTELAARVGIDGSSLVRLLDILAGKGLIERRQDPADRRSNLLFLTPAGQVAVAEIRRILIETEEAMLADLDDARMEALTHALERIDARIRHLRDGASGP; this is translated from the coding sequence ATGGATTCCTCTTCCTCCCTGCGGGCCCGCTTCGGCATGCTGTTCGTCGGAACCGCCCGGCGCTGGCGCGCAGCGGTGGATGCCCGCCTCGCCGGCCTTGGCCTTTCCGATGCCACCTGGCCGCCGCTGATCCATATCGATCGCAGCGGTGGCGGCATCTCCCAGACGGAGCTGGCCGCCCGCGTCGGCATCGACGGCTCCAGCCTCGTCCGGCTGCTCGATATCCTGGCCGGCAAGGGGCTGATCGAGCGACGGCAGGACCCGGCCGACCGGCGCTCCAACCTCCTGTTCCTCACCCCGGCCGGGCAGGTGGCCGTGGCGGAGATCCGGCGCATCCTGATCGAGACGGAGGAGGCGATGCTCGCCGACCTCGACGATGCCCGGATGGAGGCGCTGACCCACGCGCTGGAACGGATCGACGCGCGCATCCGCCACCTCCGCGACGGCGCCTCCGGCCCATGA
- a CDS encoding cupin domain-containing protein, giving the protein MRTTVSKAAGAGYDAGLRAFFAYRDLGVREATGGAFGAHVIRAVPGEGPKPQWHTHDLAFQLVLVLRGWVRFEYEDVGEVLLEPGDSVMQPPGVRHREVEHSDDLEMLEVTAPGEFPTHGAEAPGRAAAAPIPG; this is encoded by the coding sequence ATGCGGACCACCGTCTCCAAGGCTGCCGGTGCCGGCTACGATGCCGGGCTGCGCGCCTTCTTCGCCTACCGCGACCTGGGCGTGCGGGAGGCGACCGGCGGCGCCTTCGGGGCGCACGTGATCCGCGCCGTCCCCGGCGAGGGGCCGAAGCCGCAGTGGCACACGCACGACCTGGCCTTCCAGCTCGTGCTGGTGCTGCGCGGCTGGGTGCGCTTCGAGTACGAGGATGTCGGCGAGGTGCTGCTGGAGCCCGGCGACAGCGTGATGCAGCCCCCGGGCGTCCGCCACCGCGAGGTGGAACACAGCGACGACCTGGAGATGCTGGAGGTGACGGCGCCGGGCGAGTTCCCGACCCATGGTGCCGAGGCCCCCGGGCGGGCCGCGGCGGCGCCCATCCCCGGCTGA
- a CDS encoding glutathione S-transferase family protein, translated as MLTIWGRTNSSNVMKVLWLCHELQLGYRREDAGGVFGRTRDAAYRAINPNSLIPTIEDDGFVLWESNAILRYLARTRPGGIALYPEEPRGRGLVDQWLDWQLGTLTPQMATIFYTFIRLPEPERDLVAAAKARDEAERLWRILDARLAGEEYVAGAFSLADIALGPFVHRWYALPVQRPELPNLAAWYARLRQREGFRTHCDQPLT; from the coding sequence ATGCTGACGATCTGGGGCCGGACCAACAGCAGCAACGTGATGAAGGTCCTCTGGCTCTGCCACGAGCTGCAGCTGGGCTACAGGCGCGAGGATGCCGGCGGCGTCTTCGGCCGGACCCGCGACGCGGCCTACCGGGCGATCAACCCGAACAGCCTGATCCCGACCATCGAGGATGACGGCTTCGTCCTGTGGGAGAGCAACGCCATCCTGCGCTACCTGGCGCGGACGCGGCCCGGCGGCATCGCGCTCTACCCGGAGGAGCCGCGCGGCCGCGGGCTGGTGGACCAATGGCTGGACTGGCAGCTCGGCACGCTGACGCCCCAGATGGCGACCATTTTCTATACCTTCATCCGCCTCCCGGAACCGGAGCGCGACCTCGTGGCAGCGGCGAAGGCGCGGGACGAGGCGGAGCGGCTGTGGCGCATCCTGGATGCGCGGCTGGCCGGGGAGGAGTACGTGGCAGGCGCCTTCTCCCTCGCCGACATCGCGCTGGGTCCGTTCGTGCACCGCTGGTACGCCCTGCCCGTGCAGCGGCCGGAGCTGCCGAACCTCGCCGCATGGTACGCGCGGCTGCGGCAGCGGGAGGGGTTCCGGACGCATTGCGACCAGCCGCTGACCTGA
- a CDS encoding disulfide bond formation protein B has product MTLRRAALALALLAAAAPLLAMASEGWLGLAPCALCLWQRWPYWLAVALALAAAALRSRALLALAGVAVLASAAIAGLHVGVEQHWWPSPLPSCAAPVSTGGGTVDDLMRSLAAKPAKPCDAPAFLIPGLPVSMAAMNLVYALALGGWALWAARRGGRA; this is encoded by the coding sequence ATGACCCTTCGACGTGCTGCCCTCGCGCTCGCCCTGCTGGCTGCCGCGGCGCCGCTTCTCGCCATGGCCTCGGAAGGCTGGCTGGGCCTCGCGCCCTGCGCCCTGTGCCTGTGGCAGCGGTGGCCCTACTGGCTCGCCGTGGCGCTGGCCCTCGCGGCCGCCGCGCTGCGCTCCCGCGCGTTGCTCGCCCTGGCCGGGGTGGCGGTGCTGGCCTCCGCCGCGATCGCCGGGCTGCATGTCGGGGTGGAGCAGCACTGGTGGCCCTCGCCGCTGCCGTCCTGCGCGGCGCCGGTCTCCACGGGCGGCGGCACCGTCGACGACCTGATGCGCAGCCTCGCCGCCAAGCCGGCCAAGCCCTGTGACGCCCCGGCCTTCCTCATCCCCGGGCTGCCCGTCTCCATGGCAGCGATGAACCTCGTCTATGCGTTGGCCCTCGGTGGCTGGGCGCTATGGGCGGCCCGCCGGGGTGGGAGGGCGTGA
- a CDS encoding HNH endonuclease — protein sequence MPDGGQTFPALVLNADFRPLSYYPLSLWSWQDAVKAVFLDRVSVLSEYEHAVHSPTLTMRLPSVIALREYIPAARRPAFTRFNVFLRDHFACQYCSQGFPTPELTFDHVIPRSRGGRTSWENVVTACGPCNLRKGSKLPRECQMLPRVTPRQPTSWELQDNGRGFPPNYLHESWRDYLYWDSELEG from the coding sequence TTGCCCGACGGCGGCCAGACATTCCCCGCATTGGTGTTGAACGCGGATTTCCGTCCGCTGTCCTACTACCCGCTATCGCTCTGGTCCTGGCAGGACGCGGTGAAGGCGGTGTTCCTGGACCGGGTCTCGGTGCTCAGCGAGTACGAGCATGCGGTGCATTCGCCCACGCTCACCATGCGCCTGCCCAGCGTCATCGCGCTGCGCGAGTACATCCCCGCGGCGCGGCGGCCGGCCTTCACCCGCTTCAACGTCTTCCTGCGCGACCACTTCGCCTGCCAGTACTGCAGCCAGGGCTTCCCGACGCCGGAGCTGACCTTCGACCACGTCATCCCCCGCTCGCGCGGCGGGCGGACGAGCTGGGAGAACGTCGTCACCGCCTGCGGCCCCTGCAACCTGCGCAAGGGCTCCAAGCTGCCGCGCGAGTGCCAGATGCTGCCGCGGGTCACGCCGCGCCAGCCCACCTCCTGGGAATTGCAGGACAACGGCCGCGGCTTCCCGCCGAACTACCTGCACGAGAGCTGGCGCGACTACCTCTACTGGGACAGCGAGCTGGAGGGCTGA
- a CDS encoding alpha/beta hydrolase — MDRTGERRRDPRSGGAPRRLVVLLHGVGADADDLIDLAAEWATAAPDALFLSLDAPDPYAEAPFGRQWFPLSDRRPAVLAAAIRAAAPALEARLAAILAREGLPDSALTLMGFSQGAMMALHAGLRRAVPPAGILAYAGALLDPATLAAEATRPLPPVLLVHGLADEVVPAQASQLAEAALRGLGAAVEARFIPGLGHGIDAAGLAAGAAFLARRVTPA, encoded by the coding sequence ATGGATCGGACGGGCGAGAGGCGCCGTGACCCGCGATCGGGCGGCGCGCCGCGGCGGCTGGTGGTGCTGCTGCACGGGGTCGGCGCCGATGCGGACGACCTGATCGACCTGGCCGCGGAATGGGCCACCGCCGCGCCGGACGCGCTGTTCCTGTCGCTCGACGCGCCCGACCCCTATGCCGAGGCCCCCTTCGGCCGGCAGTGGTTCCCTCTCTCCGACCGCCGGCCGGCGGTGCTGGCGGCCGCCATCCGGGCGGCGGCGCCCGCGCTGGAGGCCCGGCTCGCCGCGATCCTGGCGCGGGAGGGGCTGCCCGACTCGGCCCTCACCCTGATGGGCTTCAGCCAGGGGGCGATGATGGCGCTGCATGCCGGGCTGCGCCGTGCCGTCCCGCCTGCCGGAATCCTCGCCTATGCCGGGGCGCTGCTCGATCCCGCGACCCTGGCCGCGGAGGCCACCCGCCCGCTGCCGCCCGTCCTGCTGGTGCACGGTCTGGCCGACGAGGTCGTGCCGGCACAGGCGTCGCAGCTGGCGGAAGCCGCGCTGCGCGGACTCGGCGCGGCGGTGGAGGCGCGCTTCATCCCCGGGCTGGGGCACGGCATCGACGCGGCCGGCTTGGCCGCCGGCGCGGCTTTCCTGGCACGCCGCGTGACGCCTGCGTGA